One genomic window of Quercus robur chromosome 6, dhQueRobu3.1, whole genome shotgun sequence includes the following:
- the LOC126732818 gene encoding beta-1,4-xylosyltransferase IRX14-like, translated as MKLSALQQSYMNRRNSFRGSAPLDSSSDSSIKSPSAIFWLVLHGLCCLISLVLGYRFSRLVFFFLFSTSATNLYTSPFRSTTDLSQTLNFRPNPVVNPELPFNRTAATTTTTTAAATTSSSRVVVGRHGIRIRPWPHPNPDEVMKAHRIIERVQMEQRLQFGVKNPKTVIAVTPTYVRTFQTLHLTGVMHSLMLVPYDLVWIVVEAGGVTNETSSVLAKSGLRIIHVGFDKRMPNSWEGRHRLETKMRLHALRIVKEEKMDGIVMFADDSNMHSSELFDEIQNVKWVGAVSVGILAHSSETDESSVSVIEKKEDGENPSMPVQGPACNASNQLVGWHTFNSIPYAGKSATYIGDRAIVLPRKLEWAGFVLNSRLFWKDAEEKPELVKDLDSLDGVDEDIESPLSLLKDISVVEPLGSCGRQVLLWWLRVEARADSKFPSGWIVDPPLEITVPSKRTPWPDAPPELPSNEKVVVGVQEHTVKHSPKTRTPRSKRSSRSKRKHDTKIVDTQLPVRHSEQN; from the exons atgaAGCTCTCGGCGTTGCAACAGAGCTACATGAATCGCCGTAACAGCTTCAGGGGCTCAGCGCCGttagattcatcatcagacagtTCGATCAAGTCCCCCTCAGCTATATTCTGGCTAGTCCTCCACGGTCTCTGTTGCCTTATTAGCCTTGTCCTTGGCTACCGCTTCTCTCGCcttgtcttcttctttctgTTCTCTACCTCCGCCACTAACCTCTACACGTCGCCGTTTCGCTCCACCACCGACCTCTCCCAAACCCTCAACTTCCGCCCCAATCCAGTCGTCAATCCCGAATTGCCTTTCAACAGAACCGCCgcgaccaccaccaccaccaccgccgcAGCCACTACCTCAAGCAGCCGGGTCGTGGTTGGTCGCCACGGGATCCGAATCCGGCCGTGGCCGCACCCGAACCCGGACGAGGTCATGAAGGCGCATCGGATCATCGAGCGGGTCCAGATGGAGCAGCGGCTCCAGTTCGGAGTCAAGAACCCTAAGACCGTCATTGCGGTCACTCCTACCTACGTGCGGACTTTCCAGACTCTGCATTTGACTGGCGTGATGCACTCGCTCATGCTGGTTCCGTACGATCTCGTCTGGATCGTCGTGGAGGCTGGTGGAGTCACCAACGAGACCTCTTCGGTTCTCGCCAAGTCCGGGCTTAGGATTATCCATGTCGGTTTCGATAAGCGCATGCCGAATTCGTGGGAAGGTCGCCACCGTTTGGAGACGAAAATGCGCCTCCACGCTTTGAG AATTGTGAAAGAGGAGAAGATGGATGGGATTGTGATGTTTGCTGATGATAGTAATATGCATAGTTCGGAGCTTTTTGATGAGATTCAGAATGTGAAATGGGTAGGTGCTGTTTCTGTTGGGATACTTGCTCATTCGAGTGAAACGGATGAGTCATCGGTTTCAGTGATTGAGAAAAAGGAGGATGGGGAGAACCCATCGATGCCAGTTCAAGGTCCGGCTTGTAATGCATCCAATCAGTTGGTTGGTTGGCATACATTTAATTCCATACCGTATGCGGGGAAGAGTGCTACTTACATTGGTGACAGGGCGATTGTGTTGCCCCGGAAGCTTGAATGGGCTGGGTTTGTGTTGAATTCCCGATTGTTTTGGAAGGATGCTGAAGAAAAGCCAGAGTTGGTTAAGGATCTGGATTCATTAGATGGGGTTGATGAGGATATAGAGAGTCCATTGTCTCTACTGAAGGACATTTCTGTGGTGGAGCCGCTTGGAAGCTGCGGACGCCAAGTCTTGCTGTGGTGGCTCCGTGTTGAAGCTCGTGCCGATAGCAAATTTCCTTCTGG ATGGATAGTTGACCCTCCTTTGGAGATCACTGTCCCATCAAAACGTACACCATGGCCAGATGCCCCTCCTGAACTCCCATCTAATGAAAAAGTAGTGGTTGGTGTCCAAGAGCACACTGTGAAGCATTCTCCAAAGACTCGAACACCCAGATCTAAACGCAGTTCGAGAAGTAAGAGAAAGCATGACACAAAAATAGTAGACACACAGCTCCCTGTGAGGCATTctgaacaaaattga